The Humulus lupulus chromosome 4, drHumLupu1.1, whole genome shotgun sequence genome has a window encoding:
- the LOC133830671 gene encoding uncharacterized protein LOC133830671 has protein sequence MARARTRSTREQPSSSIDSDAPPPPPLLTTASGNGANASASILPYSRSICSRRCKQSLLHEQRRSPRADSCFPSPHEHQFLAMAAAMWTELNTRFNQGNGPRIFELSESLITLHQGDDSVSPYFTKLKAIWNEIHELRPCTPCTCAAAADNLEFQNLEQVLQFLTGLNESYHAVRAQVLLIEPFPSISKVFSTIVQE, from the exons ATGGCTCGGGCAAGAACAAGATCCACAAGGGAACAACCCTCCTCCTCCATCGATTCCGAcgcgccacctcctcctccacttCTGACCACTGCATCTGGAAATGGAGCCAATGCCTCTGCTTCGATTCTTCCCTATTCAAGATCGATTTGCTCCAGAAGATGCAAACAATCCTTACTTCATGAGCAACGAAGATCACCCAGGGCTGATTCTTGCTTCCCCTCCCCTCACGAACACCAATTTTTAGCAATGG CTGCTGCAATGTGGACCGAACTCAACACAAGATTCAATCAAGGAAACGGTCCTCGCATCTTCGAGCTTTCGGAATCTCTCATCACTCTACATCAAGGAGACGATTCTGTTAGTCCCTACTTTACCAAGCTCAAGGCAATTTGGAACGAAATCCATGAACTTCGACCATGCACACCATGTACTTGTGCTGCTGCCGCTGATAACCTTGAGTTCCAAAACCTTGAGCAAGTCTTGCAATTTCTTACTGGCCTTAATGAGTCCTACCATGCCGTTCGTGCCCAGGTACTCCTCATTGAGCCTTTTCCATCAATTTCAAAAGTTTTTTCTACCATTGTCCAAGAATAA
- the LOC133832439 gene encoding uncharacterized protein LOC133832439 codes for MNAIFWNVQGLGNSWTTKALVSHDHEHKPLVWFMSETRLKKNRMENDQYNNIVQEAWGSNSNDTNGLPLRRKINRRGKKLEGWNKKNSSELKKKIQRMKLEVETLPSLSNREAWMELQKAEKNLRVLLVKEELWWRQRSRALWLQCGDKNTHYFHQKTNKRRDINEIEGMFDTTLHWKTNFEDMENITCDYFENIFTSEVADEEQLKCLDKCVPYKMNNEASNQLLAPFSKEEVKIAMFQVNLLKAPGPDGLPAIVYHLHWDMVGPDVVR; via the exons ATGAATGCTATATTCTGGAATGTCCAAGGACTGGGAAACTCTTGGACAACCAAAGCGTTAGTTTCCCATGATCATGAACACAAACCACTGGTTTGGTTTATGTCAGAAACTAGGTTGAAAAAGAATCGAATGGAG AACGACCAGTATAACAATATTGTCCAAGAAGCTTGGGGAAGCAATAGCAATGACACTAATGGGCTTCCCTTGAGAAGGAAAATCAATCGGCGTGGGAAAAAACTTGAGGGGTGGAATAAAAAGAATAGCAGTGAGttaaaaaagaaaatacaaaGGATGAAATTGGAGGTGGAAACGTTACCATCCTTATCGAATAGAGAAGCTTGGATGGAGCTACAAAAAGCGGAGAAAAATCTAAGAGTGTTGCTTGTCAAAGAGGAGCTTTGGTGGAGACAGAGAAGCAGGGCCCTTTGGCTCCAATGTGGGGACAAGAACACACACTACTTCCATCAAAAGACCAATAAAAGAAGAGACATAAATGAGATTGAAGGTATGTTCGACACCACTCTTCATTGGAAGACCAATTTTGAGGATATGGAGAACATTACCTGTGATTACTTTGAGAATATCTTTACGTCTGAGGTGGCAGATGAAGAGCAATTGAAGTGCctagacaagtgtgtcccttacAAAATGAATAATGAAGCTAGCAATCAGTTGCTGGCCCCTTTCTCAAAAGAGGAAGTAAAGATTGCTATGTTTCAGGTGAACTTACTTAAAGCTCCAGGGCCGGATGGATTACCAGCTATTGTTTATCATCTTCACTGGGATATGGTTGGCCCTGATGTTGTTAGATAA
- the LOC133830672 gene encoding uncharacterized protein LOC133830672, producing MALSISIRLLRSIGSSSAFSCCHSRVIGPSICTTDDLYNHVSGDSLLSKQPSAIVKGGLSLLSYRKFSTSILTPESSEGAFPSDLLSAKPVLESDRKIGLYQDLVIPVTNFHNEDKGFMVLDGEVFDVPVRKDIIHRVVLWQLAKRQQGTHSTKTISEVSGTGRKPWRQKGTGRARHGTLRGPQFRGGAIMHGPKPRSHAIKLNKKVRRLGLKIALTARAAEGKLLVFENLEVPTHKTKNIVNYVQQMENAKKFLLVDGDVISEKLKLATQNLHYVNVLPSVGLNVYSILQHDTLVMSRDAINRIVERMHTPINR from the exons ATGGCTCTGTCGATTTCGATTAGGCTATTACGATCTATTGGGTCTTCATCTGCATTTTCCTGCTGCCATTCGAGAGTTATTGGCCCGTCAATTTGCACAACTGATG ATTTGTACAACCATGTTTCTGGGGATAGCTTACTTTCTAAACAGCCTTCAGCCATTGTCAAG GGTGGGTTATCTTTACTTTCTTATCGGAAGTTTTCAACTTCTATCCTGACCCCTGAATCCAGTGAAGGTGCATTTCCCTCTGATTTGTTGTCCGCTAAGCCTGTGCTGGAATCAGACCGAAAGATAG GACTTTATCAGGACCTTGTAATTCCTGTGACAAATTTTCATAATGAAGACAAGGGCTTCATGGTTTTAGATGGTGAAGTCTTTGATGTACCTGTCAGGAAGGACATTATTCATCGAGTTGTACTATGGCAACTTGCAAAACGACAACAG GGAACACATTCAACAAAAACTATTAGTGAGGTCAGTGGAACTGGAAGAAAGCCATGGAGACAGAAGGGTACTGGTCGTGCAAGGCATGGAACATTGCGTGGCCCCCAG TTTCGGGGAGGTGCTATAATGCATGGGCCTAAGCCACGAAGTCATGCTATTAAGTTGAACAAGAAGGTACGAAGGCTAGGGCTGAAGATTGCTCTCACTGCCCGTGCTGCAGAGGGAAAG CTTCTGGTTTTTGAGAACTTGGAGGTCCCCACGCATAAAACCAAGAATATTGTGAACTATGTTCAGCAAATGGAGAACGCCAAGAAATTTCTGCTGGTGGATGGTGATGTTATAAGTGAAAAGTTGAAATTGGCTACTCAAAATCTGCATTATGTGAACGTGCTGCCCTCAGTT GGTCTCAATGTCTACAGCATCTTGCAACACGACACACTCGTAATGTCTCGTGATGCAATCAACAGAATTGTAGAGCGGATGCACACTCCAATTAACCGTTGA